A window of Selenomonas ruminantium subsp. lactilytica TAM6421 contains these coding sequences:
- a CDS encoding phage tail protein I, with amino-acid sequence MIKLSELSLLDIMPENLARDKEVQSAAKALDVSMHDISEQIKYVLLISRIDELEEDIVDQLAWQFHVDAYDSSFDIGTKRKLVKQSIGWHKLKGTPYAVQSVVSAILDGAHVQEWFEYGGEPYHFKVALIEGPMTSPQTIRQLVRAINEAKNARSWLDGVEFSRTVDTKFFFTAATYVNKTVMIGLPKFTAPNIFDAIFLNTAQHIHKEVNING; translated from the coding sequence ATGATTAAATTATCCGAGCTAAGTCTGCTGGATATTATGCCCGAGAACTTGGCCAGAGATAAGGAAGTACAAAGCGCCGCCAAAGCTCTTGACGTATCAATGCATGATATCTCAGAACAGATTAAATATGTACTACTAATATCCCGTATCGATGAGCTAGAGGAGGATATCGTTGACCAGCTGGCTTGGCAGTTCCACGTAGATGCCTATGATTCATCTTTTGATATAGGCACTAAGCGAAAACTGGTTAAGCAAAGCATTGGATGGCACAAGCTAAAAGGCACGCCGTATGCAGTCCAATCCGTTGTCAGTGCAATCCTTGATGGAGCACATGTACAGGAGTGGTTTGAATATGGTGGCGAACCTTATCACTTCAAGGTTGCCCTCATCGAGGGCCCTATGACATCGCCCCAAACAATAAGGCAACTGGTACGGGCAATAAATGAAGCTAAAAACGCCAGAAGCTGGCTCGATGGTGTGGAGTTTTCCCGCACCGTTGATACAAAATTCTTTTTTACTGCTGCAACTTATGTTAATAAGACCGTCATGATAGGGCTACCAAAATTCACAGCCCCGAACATCTTCGACGCGATCTTCTTAAATACCGCGCAGCACATTCATAAGGAGGTTAATATCAATGGCTGA